Genomic segment of Synergistaceae bacterium DZ-S4:
AATGTATTTCCCCTTTTTTGTGTCAAATACGAAGTAATCCAACCCATATTCCACAGGTGCCTTCTGGTGTTTCTTGGGGAGCTCTTTTTTGACCAGTGCTTTTCCCTGATCGGAGTAGACGCTTTTGACCCAGAAAGAAATGACACCCTGGTTCTGGATGATGTTTACCCGGTTTACATACATGTCGTAGCTGCTGTCCCTGTATGCTCTGACGAACTTGGCGCTTGCTGCCATTGCAGTGCTGCATAGCGTGATCATTGCAATAAATAAAACTGCATAAATAAGTATTCTTTTCTTCATTCCACGACCTCCTTTGTTGTGAATTTAATTAATTAAACTATTTTATAGTATAAACGATTTTTGAATATCTTTCTATGTGCGAATAAGTGTAAAATATTAACTGTAACATTTGAATATATTTCATTAAAAAACGTAAATATTACTGAAAAATGTGTGCCATCTCAATGAAAGGGGAAAAAGTAATGTTGTCGATGAAAGGTAAAGAAAGATACATCATGACCGAAAAGGGTAAGATCTGGACTGAGACTTACGGTGACGATATGCCGGGAACTCCGCTTCTTGTGCTGCACGGAGGTCCGGGATTCAAAAGCATGCCACAAACGGTTTCAGAGCTTGCTTCCGAAAGACCCGTGATATTTTATGATCAGCATGGATGCGGACGTTCAGAAAGCATGCTTATAAGTGAAGAATATTCTGTTTTCAATTATGTTAAGGAACTTGAAGATGTAATTGAAAAACTTGGTTTGAAATATTTAAATCTTATGGGACATTCGTGGGGTGCGATGTTGGCTGCGGAATATCTGATAAAAGAAAAACCTGACAATGTCAGAAGCGTGATTTTCTCAGCCCCGCTTCTGAGCGTTCCAATGTGGGAGGAAGACCAGAGAAAGTACATCAGTGAACTTTCTTGCGATGATCAAAGGACCATCGAAGAAGCGGAGCGCACGAAAAACTTTGAGGACAGCCGTTACATGGAAGTGATGATGAAATACTATTCCCTGCATGTCTGCAGGCTGGATCCATGGCCTGATCATTTTGTGAGAGCACTGGATGATATGAACCAGGATATCTATTTATCAATGTGGGGGCCGAGTGAATTCACCACCACAGGGACGCTCAAGGGTGCTGATCTTTTGCCCCTGCTTCCGCAGATAAGCATCCCGGCCCTCCTGATATGCGGTGAACACGACGAGGCCTCCCCGAAGACTGTGTTCAGGTACAGAGATGCGCTTTGCAGGGGCGAGGCAGCAGTCATACCTGATGCATCCCACTGCCACCACATTGAGAAACCGGAGATCTTCCTGGCGGTAGTGCGTAATTTTTTAAACAGGTGCGGCTGATATTCCGGAGCAGGCGCAAGCCCCGGGATATAGTGTTTCTATCAGGAAAGCATTATCCTGTCCTTTCCTTCATTCTTTGAAAGGTACATCGCCTCGTCGGCGGCCCTTATCATCTCTTCCGGGGTCATTCCGTCAGACCATCCACAGATACCGATGCTGAGTGTAGGCAGGCACCCCTCTTCACTGCCCCTTTTGTCATTGGCGATGCTTTTCTGGATGTTCCTGCAGACCGAGAGGGCCTCCTGTTTGTCAGTGCCGGGCAGGATAAGCGCGAACTCATCTCCTCCATACCTGAAAGAACAGTCGGAATACCTTGTGTTCTGCCTTATCTTATGAGCGATGTTTTTCAGTATCTCGTCACCGTGCTGATGTCCGCACCTGTCATTGATATTCTTGAAATCGTCTATGTCAAGTATAACCAGGGCAAAAGAGTTGCCGCTCCTCTTTGCCTCATCTATCGCACATGAGATCGTTTCAGCGAATCCGCGCCTGTTGATAAGCCCTGTCATAAAGTCCGTGTTCAGGGACAAATAGTGCATTTTGAAAAGATTGTGGATCGATATGTACGAAAGAACGATAAGGATGAAAAGGAAAAAGTATGTAACATATGAGACATTGCAGACTATCTTCCTGATGTGTTCTGAGGAGAAATCGACCCCGACCAGTCCGACGACTTTGCCTGAATCCTTTATCGGCGCGAAAGCGGTCAGATAGTCGCCCCATGCCTTGTCGGTGATCATGCCGGTCGCGGTGATGATGCCTTCGTCGAAAGCCCTCAGTTCCTCTTCGGACATGCCGTCCTTTGATCCTATCGGAGAAAAAAGGTCAGAATTGGGGTTCTCGCCGTCAAGGATATATTCGATCTCGCTCTCCGAGATCTTTTTTTCAGTAAAAATAAAGTCGGCACCTGTGTCTTCTTTTATCATTCGGAAGAGTCTGTTCATTTTGAGATAGTAGTTACTGTCGTAGTTTTCCTCTGAGTAATCTGCGACTTCAGACAATTTTGTGTAGTCGGAGACATTTTCTTCTATGAACCTTGCAGCAGTGGCTGCGATGCCCTTGGCTTCCGCTGCGGCTTGATTGATCACTATGTCCTTTATGTTTCCGATGAGTATGATTGCCGCCGAATAGAGTATCAAAGCCAAAAGTATCGTGGCTGCAGCTGAGGAGGCGATCACTTTTTTCCTGTTGTACTCGGCCCCTGTCATCAATTTCCCATCATCTTCTTTTCATGTCTGATTATGTTTATCTGTCATTGGGAACACCATCGAACCATTCTAACACACAGAAAAAAATACATTGGGCAAAAAGAGACGTCTCTGCACAAGTCCCAGACAGGGATAGACTTATTGATTCGATAAACGTTGACTGTGTTTTGATCAGGAAAAACATAAAAAGGGGGTCTCCGGAATTTACCGGAAACCTCCTGTATTTGCCTGGTGGGCGATATTGACACCCATGTTAAAT
This window contains:
- a CDS encoding proline iminopeptidase-family hydrolase, whose product is MKGEKVMLSMKGKERYIMTEKGKIWTETYGDDMPGTPLLVLHGGPGFKSMPQTVSELASERPVIFYDQHGCGRSESMLISEEYSVFNYVKELEDVIEKLGLKYLNLMGHSWGAMLAAEYLIKEKPDNVRSVIFSAPLLSVPMWEEDQRKYISELSCDDQRTIEEAERTKNFEDSRYMEVMMKYYSLHVCRLDPWPDHFVRALDDMNQDIYLSMWGPSEFTTTGTLKGADLLPLLPQISIPALLICGEHDEASPKTVFRYRDALCRGEAAVIPDASHCHHIEKPEIFLAVVRNFLNRCG
- a CDS encoding GGDEF domain-containing protein, translated to MTGAEYNRKKVIASSAAATILLALILYSAAIILIGNIKDIVINQAAAEAKGIAATAARFIEENVSDYTKLSEVADYSEENYDSNYYLKMNRLFRMIKEDTGADFIFTEKKISESEIEYILDGENPNSDLFSPIGSKDGMSEEELRAFDEGIITATGMITDKAWGDYLTAFAPIKDSGKVVGLVGVDFSSEHIRKIVCNVSYVTYFFLFILIVLSYISIHNLFKMHYLSLNTDFMTGLINRRGFAETISCAIDEAKRSGNSFALVILDIDDFKNINDRCGHQHGDEILKNIAHKIRQNTRYSDCSFRYGGDEFALILPGTDKQEALSVCRNIQKSIANDKRGSEEGCLPTLSIGICGWSDGMTPEEMIRAADEAMYLSKNEGKDRIMLS